A genomic window from Camelina sativa cultivar DH55 chromosome 2, Cs, whole genome shotgun sequence includes:
- the LOC104750424 gene encoding defensin-like protein 206, which yields MAKNLNCVSFTILLVVLLMASTEIMKTEAQTCSTFDECGPDPFLGTNSDCFNCCKYTYGSPPACKGLVEGSDKHCHCYQNP from the exons ATGGCAAAGAACCTCAACTGTGTCAGCTTCACCATCCTCTTGGTAGTCCTCTTGATGGCTTCCACcg AAATCATGAAGACCGAGGCTCAAACATGTTCCACGTTCGACGAGTGCGGGCCGGACCCGTTCCTAGGTACAAATTCTGATTGCTTTAACTGTTGCAAATACACATACGGGAGTCCTCCAGCATGTAAAGGACTTGTTGAAGGAAGCGACAAGCACTGTCACTGCTACCAAAATCCATAA